A section of the Castanea sativa cultivar Marrone di Chiusa Pesio chromosome 12, ASM4071231v1 genome encodes:
- the LOC142620122 gene encoding uncharacterized protein LOC142620122 produces MGRQLPFTAGLTALIVFVLVHKTCSTHNNIHQCAPSSCGNIRNISYPFRLKSDPQACGDPTYELSCENNHTVLYFFEGKYYVQEINYNEYTIRVVDSGIQEDKYFSTPSYSLYRYNFFSQPRSALPYYLQNYYERIVVVFMSCEKPVNTPIYLDTSTCNGNGENSSNSSISHSKRYEYVTIGTIRVKDVRDSCKVDMLVMTSWPGHDNPIISCTELHNKLVYGFELSWIQVICDSHCGRGSYCNPNKDSSLVVCVSVKIGG; encoded by the coding sequence ATGGGGAGACAATTACCCTTCACTGCAGGGCTCACTGCCcttattgtttttgtattagTCCATAAAACTTGCAGTACTCATAATAATATTCATCAGTGTGCCCCTTCTTCCTGCGGAAATATCCGGAACATAAGCTATCCGTTTCGATTGAAGAGCGATCCACAAGCCTGCGGTGACCCAACGTATGAACTGTCGTGTGAGAACAATCATACGGTGCTATacttttttgaaggaaaatacTACGTACAGGAAATCAATTACAATGAGTACACAATCCGGGTGGTGGACTCAGGCATACAGGAGGACAAATACTTCTCCACTCCGAGTTATTCTTTATATCGATATAATTTCTTTTCTCAACCGCGGTCCGCTCTGCCTTATTACTTGCAAAACTACTACGAACGGATTGTAGTGGTTTTCATGAGCTGTGAAAAACCTGTGAATACTCCAATCTATTTGGATACTTCTACTTGCAATGGAAATGGAGAGAATTCTTCCAACTCTTCAATTTCTCATTCCAAGAGGTATGAATATGTTACAATTGGTACAATAAGGGTGAAGGATGTGAGGGACTCGTGCAAAGTGGACATGCTGGTTATGACATCTTGGCCAGGACATGATAATCCAATTATTTCCTGTACAGAACTCCACAATAAATTGGTATATGGTTTTGAGCTTTCATGGATCCAAGTTATTTGTGATAGTCATTGCGGAAGAGGGAGCTATTGCAACCCCAATAAAGACTCGAGCCTTGTCGTATGCGTCAGCGTCAAGATTGGTGGGTAA
- the LOC142619237 gene encoding L10-interacting MYB domain-containing protein-like, whose translation MGKPSQNSSNVRAQWPSRVTTIFCEACVDEVFKGNRPNTHFSKKGWTNFIATFEKKTGKEYPREKYKHKWDSLKKDWVLWNKLKGSETGLGWDAAKGTIAATDEWWERKLMEVPKAAKFREKGLENVDLLDIMFKDIAATGDLAWAPTSGVLPDDLETPKKGLSDTSADLSSPNDDDDVHEDETPNLTQPPNPTQKKGKKRVLPSSAQNKGKKGGTTLQLTQQLSRICDVVELRNSAFSVEPSSTIRNVMERVCTLDGIEKGSELYLTAARIFQKREKREMFVVMEEPYLQLKFLQEEARLLGGHYFGT comes from the exons ATGGGTAAGCCATCACAAAATAGCTCAAATGTTAGAGCTCAATGGCCATCAAGAGTAACAACTATCTTTTGTGAAGCTTGTGTGGATGAAGTATTTAAGGGTAATCGACCTAAtacccactttagtaagaagggTTGGACAAATTTTATAGCaacttttgaaaagaaaactggaAAGGAATATCCTAGGGAGAAGTATAAGCATAAATGGGatagtttgaagaaagattggGTACTTTGGAATAAGTTGAAGGGAAGTGAAACTGGATTGGGATGGGATGCAGCCAAAGGAACAATAGCTGCAACTGATGAGTGGTGGGAGAGGAAACTAATG GAGGTTCCTAAAGCTGCAAAATTTCGAGAGAAAGGTTTGGAGAATGTTGACTTATTAGACATTATGTTTAAGGACATTGCGGCCACAGGAGATTTAGCATGGGCCCCCACTTCAGGTGTGTTACCTGATGATCTTGAGACACCTAAGAAGGGGTTAAGTGATACTTCTGCTGACTTATCTTCtccaaatgatgatgatgacgttCATGAAGATGAAACTCCTAACCTTACACAACCACCTAACCCAacacaaaagaaaggaaagaagcgAGTTTTACCATCATCCGCACAGaacaaagggaagaaaggaGGAACAACATTACAGTTGACACAACAGCTTAGTCGTATCTGTGATGTTGTGGAGTTAAGGAACTCAGCTTTTTCAGTGGAGCCAAGTAGTACTATTCGTAATGTCATGGAACGCGTGTGCACCTTAGATGGCATTGAGAAGGGTTCCGAACTCTACCTCACGGCAGCACGTATTTTTCAAAAacgagagaagagagagatgtTTGTCGTGATGGAAGAACCATATTTACAACTTAAGTTTCTTCAAGAGGAGGCAAGATTGTTAGGAGGGCACTACTTTGGCACTTAg